In Puntigrus tetrazona isolate hp1 chromosome 7, ASM1883169v1, whole genome shotgun sequence, the following are encoded in one genomic region:
- the mark2b gene encoding serine/threonine-protein kinase MARK2 isoform X9, producing MSTRPQGVGVIENSSGQTHSDAKGGGRPSVSRSRNVVPTVDEYPHIGNYRLLKTIGKGNFAKVKLARHVLTSKEVAVKIIDKTQLNSSSLQKLFREVRIMKLLNHPNIVKLFEVIETDKTLYLVMEYASGGEVFDYLVAHGRMKEKEARAKFRQIVSAVQYCHQKCIVHRDLKAENLLLDADMNIKIADFGFSNEFTVGNKLDTFCGSPPYAAPELFQGKKYDGPEVDVWSLGVILYTLVSGSLPFDGQNLKELRERVLRGKYRIPFYMSTDCENLLKKFLILNPTKRGSLEQQIMKDRWMNVGHEDDELKPYIEPQPDYKDPRRTDIMLQMGFSQEEIEESLIKQKYNEVMATYLLLDYRNSELDEGVNLSLKPRPGSDLTNSNGPSPPHMVQRSVSSTQKPVRRSTDQGSYSKRPQGENKHGVEDSGRKGSSSSTKVPPSPVISSERKKSSTPSTNSILSTGTSRSRNSPVSERATLGVQNGKDSLNTPGSRASTASAGAVLSSSSSSRTRHHKSLSTSAHPCPADLHSHRPSDPPQRAPGASPSAHNISSAAGTDRTNFPRGVPTRNTFHLGQQRGARDQQGSPYHGAPASPSLSHGNSQQRRPAASGIFSKFTSKFVRRNLSFRFPRSVFCDWPFFSLVVYFVCSVMTSTNDQLQP from the exons ACCCACTCTGATGCCAAAGGAGGAGGGCGTCCCAGTGTGTCACGTAGTCGGAATGTGGTGCCGACTGTGGATGAATACCCCCACATAGGAAATTACAGACTGCTGAAGACCATCGGCAAGGGCAACTTTGCCAAGGTTAAACTGGCCCGACATGTCCTCACTTCTAAAGAG gTAGCAGTGAAAATCATAGACAAGACACAGCTCAACTCTTCTAGTCTTCAAAAA CTCTTCCGAGAAGTGAGAATCATGAAGCTTCTGAATCACCCAAACATCG TGAAGTTATTTGAGGTGATCGAGACAGACAAGACGCTGTATTTAGTCATGGAATATGCCAGTGGAG GCGAGGTTTTTGATTACCTTGTTGCTCACGGgaggatgaaagaaaaggaagCGCGTGCCAAATTTAGACAG ATTGTCTCAGCTGTGCAGTATTGCCATCAGAAGTGCATTGTACATCGAGATCTTAAG GCTGAGAATCTTTTACTGGATGCTGACATGAACATAAAGATCGCCGACTTTGGTTTCAGTAACGAGTTTACGGTGGGCAATAAATTGGACACGTTTTGCGGGAGCCCACCATATGCCGCCCCTGAACTTTTCCAGGGCAAAAAGTATGATGGTCCAGAGGTGGATGTGTGGAGTCTCGGGGTCATACTTTACACACTGGTCAGTGGCTCGCTGCCTTTTGATGGACAGAACCTAAAG GAGCTGCGAGAGCGTGTTTTAAGAGGGAAGTATAGGATTCCTTTCTATATGTCCACAGACTGTGAGAACCTGCTGAAGAAGTTTCTAATCCTCAATCCTACCAAGAGGGGAAGTTTGGAG CAGCAGATCATGAAGGATCGCTGGATGAATGTAGGTCATGAAGATGATGAATTGAAGCCTTACATTGAGCCCCAACCTGACTACAAAGACCCCAGGAGAACAG ACATAATGCTTCAGATGGGTTTCAGTCAAGAGGAAATAGAGGAATCTCTcatcaaacaaaaatacaatgaagtCATGGCAACCTACCTGCTGCTTGACTATAGGAATTCAGAG CTTGACGAGGGTGTCAACTTGTCGCTAAAGCCACGCCCAGGAAGTGACCTCACTAACAGCAATGGCCCTTCTCCACCTCATATGGTACAGCGCAGTGTGTCATCCACTCAGAAACCTGTCAGAAGATCAACAGATCAGG GCTCATACTCAAAACGGCCTCAGGGAGAAAACAAGCATGGAGTGGAGGATTCTGGGAGGAAAGGTTCGAGTAGCTCCACCAAAGTTCCACCCAGTCCAGTTATCTCCAGCGAACGCAAAAAGAGTTCTACACCCTCTACT AATAGTATCCTGTCCACGGGCACAAGCCGCAGCAGAAATTCCCCGGTTTCTGAAAGAGCCACTCTGGGAGTGCAAAACGGCAAGGACAG CCTAAACACACCAGGGTCCCGCGCCTCCACGGCCTCGGCCGGCGCCGTGCtctcctcatcctcttcctcacGCACCCGCCATCACAAGTCCCTCTCCACCTCCGCCCATCCCTGCCCCGCAGACCTGCACTCACACCGGCCCAG TGATCCCCCACAGAGAGCACCTGGTGCTTCCCCATCAGCCCACAATATCAGCAGTGCAGCTGGGACGGACCGTACCAATTTTCCTAGAGGGGTGCCAACCCGTAACACCTTCCACCTCGGCCAGCAGCGAGGCGCACGGGACCAACAGGGTTCTCCTTACCACGGGGCCCCCGCCTCACCTTCTCTGTCCCATGGAAACAGCCAACAACGACGACCCGCGGCTTCCGGCATCTTCAGCAAGTTCACCTCCAAGTTTGTGCGCAG AAATCTGTCATTCAGATTCCCCAGAAG TGTGTTCTGTGATTGGCCCTTTTTTTCCCtggttgtttattttgtgtgcagTGTCATGACCAGCACTAACGACCAACTTCAGCCCTAA
- the mark2b gene encoding serine/threonine-protein kinase MARK2 isoform X3: MSTRPQGVGVIENSSGQTHSDAKGGGRPSVSRSRNVVPTVDEYPHIGNYRLLKTIGKGNFAKVKLARHVLTSKEVAVKIIDKTQLNSSSLQKLFREVRIMKLLNHPNIVKLFEVIETDKTLYLVMEYASGGEVFDYLVAHGRMKEKEARAKFRQIVSAVQYCHQKCIVHRDLKAENLLLDADMNIKIADFGFSNEFTVGNKLDTFCGSPPYAAPELFQGKKYDGPEVDVWSLGVILYTLVSGSLPFDGQNLKELRERVLRGKYRIPFYMSTDCENLLKKFLILNPTKRGSLEQQIMKDRWMNVGHEDDELKPYIEPQPDYKDPRRTDIMLQMGFSQEEIEESLIKQKYNEVMATYLLLDYRNSELDEGVNLSLKPRPGSDLTNSNGPSPPHMVQRSVSSTQKPVRRSTDQGSYSKRPQGENKHGVEDSGRKGSSSSTKVPPSPVISSERKKSSTPSTNSILSTGTSRSRNSPVSERATLGVQNGKDSLNTPGSRASTASAGAVLSSSSSSRTRHHKSLSTSAHPCPADLHSHRPSDPPQRAPGASPSAHNISSAAGTDRTNFPRGVPTRNTFHLGQQRGARDQQGSPYHGAPASPSLSHGNSQQRRPAASGIFSKFTSKFVRRNLSFRFPRSPYEGEGREEGIRSMLSSAEKSEKTSVGPEDDNKDSSSSPGGGTPPAAPVSSLKEQAKPRSLRFTWSMKTTSSMEPGEMMKEIRKVLDANSCEYELRERYMLLCMAGNPARDDFVQWEMEVCKLPRLSLNGVRFKRISGTSIAFKNIASKIANELKL; the protein is encoded by the exons ACCCACTCTGATGCCAAAGGAGGAGGGCGTCCCAGTGTGTCACGTAGTCGGAATGTGGTGCCGACTGTGGATGAATACCCCCACATAGGAAATTACAGACTGCTGAAGACCATCGGCAAGGGCAACTTTGCCAAGGTTAAACTGGCCCGACATGTCCTCACTTCTAAAGAG gTAGCAGTGAAAATCATAGACAAGACACAGCTCAACTCTTCTAGTCTTCAAAAA CTCTTCCGAGAAGTGAGAATCATGAAGCTTCTGAATCACCCAAACATCG TGAAGTTATTTGAGGTGATCGAGACAGACAAGACGCTGTATTTAGTCATGGAATATGCCAGTGGAG GCGAGGTTTTTGATTACCTTGTTGCTCACGGgaggatgaaagaaaaggaagCGCGTGCCAAATTTAGACAG ATTGTCTCAGCTGTGCAGTATTGCCATCAGAAGTGCATTGTACATCGAGATCTTAAG GCTGAGAATCTTTTACTGGATGCTGACATGAACATAAAGATCGCCGACTTTGGTTTCAGTAACGAGTTTACGGTGGGCAATAAATTGGACACGTTTTGCGGGAGCCCACCATATGCCGCCCCTGAACTTTTCCAGGGCAAAAAGTATGATGGTCCAGAGGTGGATGTGTGGAGTCTCGGGGTCATACTTTACACACTGGTCAGTGGCTCGCTGCCTTTTGATGGACAGAACCTAAAG GAGCTGCGAGAGCGTGTTTTAAGAGGGAAGTATAGGATTCCTTTCTATATGTCCACAGACTGTGAGAACCTGCTGAAGAAGTTTCTAATCCTCAATCCTACCAAGAGGGGAAGTTTGGAG CAGCAGATCATGAAGGATCGCTGGATGAATGTAGGTCATGAAGATGATGAATTGAAGCCTTACATTGAGCCCCAACCTGACTACAAAGACCCCAGGAGAACAG ACATAATGCTTCAGATGGGTTTCAGTCAAGAGGAAATAGAGGAATCTCTcatcaaacaaaaatacaatgaagtCATGGCAACCTACCTGCTGCTTGACTATAGGAATTCAGAG CTTGACGAGGGTGTCAACTTGTCGCTAAAGCCACGCCCAGGAAGTGACCTCACTAACAGCAATGGCCCTTCTCCACCTCATATGGTACAGCGCAGTGTGTCATCCACTCAGAAACCTGTCAGAAGATCAACAGATCAGG GCTCATACTCAAAACGGCCTCAGGGAGAAAACAAGCATGGAGTGGAGGATTCTGGGAGGAAAGGTTCGAGTAGCTCCACCAAAGTTCCACCCAGTCCAGTTATCTCCAGCGAACGCAAAAAGAGTTCTACACCCTCTACT AATAGTATCCTGTCCACGGGCACAAGCCGCAGCAGAAATTCCCCGGTTTCTGAAAGAGCCACTCTGGGAGTGCAAAACGGCAAGGACAG CCTAAACACACCAGGGTCCCGCGCCTCCACGGCCTCGGCCGGCGCCGTGCtctcctcatcctcttcctcacGCACCCGCCATCACAAGTCCCTCTCCACCTCCGCCCATCCCTGCCCCGCAGACCTGCACTCACACCGGCCCAG TGATCCCCCACAGAGAGCACCTGGTGCTTCCCCATCAGCCCACAATATCAGCAGTGCAGCTGGGACGGACCGTACCAATTTTCCTAGAGGGGTGCCAACCCGTAACACCTTCCACCTCGGCCAGCAGCGAGGCGCACGGGACCAACAGGGTTCTCCTTACCACGGGGCCCCCGCCTCACCTTCTCTGTCCCATGGAAACAGCCAACAACGACGACCCGCGGCTTCCGGCATCTTCAGCAAGTTCACCTCCAAGTTTGTGCGCAG AAATCTGTCATTCAGATTCCCCAGAAG CCCCTATGAGGGAGAGGGTCGAGAGGAGGGGATCAG ATCTATGCTCAGCAGCGCAGAGAAGTCGGAGAAGACCAGCGTGGGGCCGGAAGACGACAACAAagactcctcctcctcccctgGGGGCGGGACTCCTCCGGCCGCTCCAGTGTCCTCGCTTAAAGAGCAGGCGAAACCTCGCTCGCTCCGCTTCACCTGGAGCATGAAGACCACGTCTTCCATGGAGCCCGGCGAGATGATGAAGGAGATTCGGAAGGTTCTCGACGCCAACAGCTGCGAGTATGAGCTGCGTGAGCGCTACATGCTGCTGTGCATGGCCGGTAACCCCGCCCGTGACGACTTCGTCCAATGGGAGATGGAGGTGTGCAAGCTGCCCCGCCTCTCGCTTAATGGAGTTCGCTTCAAGAGGATATCCGGGACATCTATTGCCTTCAAAAACATCGCCTCCAAAATCGCCAACGAGCTGAAACTGTAA
- the mark2b gene encoding serine/threonine-protein kinase MARK2 isoform X4, whose product MSTRPQGVGVIENSSGQTHSDAKGGGRPSVSRSRNVVPTVDEYPHIGNYRLLKTIGKGNFAKVKLARHVLTSKEVAVKIIDKTQLNSSSLQKLFREVRIMKLLNHPNIVKLFEVIETDKTLYLVMEYASGGEVFDYLVAHGRMKEKEARAKFRQIVSAVQYCHQKCIVHRDLKAENLLLDADMNIKIADFGFSNEFTVGNKLDTFCGSPPYAAPELFQGKKYDGPEVDVWSLGVILYTLVSGSLPFDGQNLKELRERVLRGKYRIPFYMSTDCENLLKKFLILNPTKRGSLEQQIMKDRWMNVGHEDDELKPYIEPQPDYKDPRRTDIMLQMGFSQEEIEESLIKQKYNEVMATYLLLDYRNSELDEGVNLSLKPRPGSDLTNSNGPSPPHMVQRSVSSTQKPVRRSTDQGSYSKRPQGENKHGVEDSGRKGSSSSTKVPPSPVISSERKKSSTPSTNSILSTGTSRSRNSPVSERATLGVQNGKDSLNTPGSRASTASAGAVLSSSSSSRTRHHKSLSTSAHPCPADLHSHRPSDPPQRAPGASPSAHNISSAAGTDRTNFPRGVPTRNTFHLGQQRGARDQQGSPYHGAPASPSLSHGNSQQRRPAASGIFSKFTSKFVRRSPYEGEGREEGIRSMLSSAEKSEKTSVGPEDDNKDSSSSPGGGTPPAAPVSSLKEQAKPRSLRFTWSMKTTSSMEPGEMMKEIRKVLDANSCEYELRERYMLLCMAGNPARDDFVQWEMEVCKLPRLSLNGVRFKRISGTSIAFKNIASKIANELKL is encoded by the exons ACCCACTCTGATGCCAAAGGAGGAGGGCGTCCCAGTGTGTCACGTAGTCGGAATGTGGTGCCGACTGTGGATGAATACCCCCACATAGGAAATTACAGACTGCTGAAGACCATCGGCAAGGGCAACTTTGCCAAGGTTAAACTGGCCCGACATGTCCTCACTTCTAAAGAG gTAGCAGTGAAAATCATAGACAAGACACAGCTCAACTCTTCTAGTCTTCAAAAA CTCTTCCGAGAAGTGAGAATCATGAAGCTTCTGAATCACCCAAACATCG TGAAGTTATTTGAGGTGATCGAGACAGACAAGACGCTGTATTTAGTCATGGAATATGCCAGTGGAG GCGAGGTTTTTGATTACCTTGTTGCTCACGGgaggatgaaagaaaaggaagCGCGTGCCAAATTTAGACAG ATTGTCTCAGCTGTGCAGTATTGCCATCAGAAGTGCATTGTACATCGAGATCTTAAG GCTGAGAATCTTTTACTGGATGCTGACATGAACATAAAGATCGCCGACTTTGGTTTCAGTAACGAGTTTACGGTGGGCAATAAATTGGACACGTTTTGCGGGAGCCCACCATATGCCGCCCCTGAACTTTTCCAGGGCAAAAAGTATGATGGTCCAGAGGTGGATGTGTGGAGTCTCGGGGTCATACTTTACACACTGGTCAGTGGCTCGCTGCCTTTTGATGGACAGAACCTAAAG GAGCTGCGAGAGCGTGTTTTAAGAGGGAAGTATAGGATTCCTTTCTATATGTCCACAGACTGTGAGAACCTGCTGAAGAAGTTTCTAATCCTCAATCCTACCAAGAGGGGAAGTTTGGAG CAGCAGATCATGAAGGATCGCTGGATGAATGTAGGTCATGAAGATGATGAATTGAAGCCTTACATTGAGCCCCAACCTGACTACAAAGACCCCAGGAGAACAG ACATAATGCTTCAGATGGGTTTCAGTCAAGAGGAAATAGAGGAATCTCTcatcaaacaaaaatacaatgaagtCATGGCAACCTACCTGCTGCTTGACTATAGGAATTCAGAG CTTGACGAGGGTGTCAACTTGTCGCTAAAGCCACGCCCAGGAAGTGACCTCACTAACAGCAATGGCCCTTCTCCACCTCATATGGTACAGCGCAGTGTGTCATCCACTCAGAAACCTGTCAGAAGATCAACAGATCAGG GCTCATACTCAAAACGGCCTCAGGGAGAAAACAAGCATGGAGTGGAGGATTCTGGGAGGAAAGGTTCGAGTAGCTCCACCAAAGTTCCACCCAGTCCAGTTATCTCCAGCGAACGCAAAAAGAGTTCTACACCCTCTACT AATAGTATCCTGTCCACGGGCACAAGCCGCAGCAGAAATTCCCCGGTTTCTGAAAGAGCCACTCTGGGAGTGCAAAACGGCAAGGACAG CCTAAACACACCAGGGTCCCGCGCCTCCACGGCCTCGGCCGGCGCCGTGCtctcctcatcctcttcctcacGCACCCGCCATCACAAGTCCCTCTCCACCTCCGCCCATCCCTGCCCCGCAGACCTGCACTCACACCGGCCCAG TGATCCCCCACAGAGAGCACCTGGTGCTTCCCCATCAGCCCACAATATCAGCAGTGCAGCTGGGACGGACCGTACCAATTTTCCTAGAGGGGTGCCAACCCGTAACACCTTCCACCTCGGCCAGCAGCGAGGCGCACGGGACCAACAGGGTTCTCCTTACCACGGGGCCCCCGCCTCACCTTCTCTGTCCCATGGAAACAGCCAACAACGACGACCCGCGGCTTCCGGCATCTTCAGCAAGTTCACCTCCAAGTTTGTGCGCAG GAGCCCCTATGAGGGAGAGGGTCGAGAGGAGGGGATCAG ATCTATGCTCAGCAGCGCAGAGAAGTCGGAGAAGACCAGCGTGGGGCCGGAAGACGACAACAAagactcctcctcctcccctgGGGGCGGGACTCCTCCGGCCGCTCCAGTGTCCTCGCTTAAAGAGCAGGCGAAACCTCGCTCGCTCCGCTTCACCTGGAGCATGAAGACCACGTCTTCCATGGAGCCCGGCGAGATGATGAAGGAGATTCGGAAGGTTCTCGACGCCAACAGCTGCGAGTATGAGCTGCGTGAGCGCTACATGCTGCTGTGCATGGCCGGTAACCCCGCCCGTGACGACTTCGTCCAATGGGAGATGGAGGTGTGCAAGCTGCCCCGCCTCTCGCTTAATGGAGTTCGCTTCAAGAGGATATCCGGGACATCTATTGCCTTCAAAAACATCGCCTCCAAAATCGCCAACGAGCTGAAACTGTAA
- the mark2b gene encoding serine/threonine-protein kinase MARK2 isoform X7, which yields MSTRPQGVGVIENSSGQTHSDAKGGGRPSVSRSRNVVPTVDEYPHIGNYRLLKTIGKGNFAKVKLARHVLTSKEVAVKIIDKTQLNSSSLQKLFREVRIMKLLNHPNIVKLFEVIETDKTLYLVMEYASGGEVFDYLVAHGRMKEKEARAKFRQIVSAVQYCHQKCIVHRDLKAENLLLDADMNIKIADFGFSNEFTVGNKLDTFCGSPPYAAPELFQGKKYDGPEVDVWSLGVILYTLVSGSLPFDGQNLKELRERVLRGKYRIPFYMSTDCENLLKKFLILNPTKRGSLEQQIMKDRWMNVGHEDDELKPYIEPQPDYKDPRRTDIMLQMGFSQEEIEESLIKQKYNEVMATYLLLDYRNSELDEGVNLSLKPRPGSDLTNSNGPSPPHMVQRSVSSTQKPVRRSTDQGSYSKRPQGENKHGVEDSGRKGSSSSTKVPPSPVISSERKKSSTPSTNSILSTGTSRSRNSPVSERATLGVQNGKDSLNTPGSRASTASAGAVLSSSSSSRTRHHKSLSTSAHPCPADLHSHRPSDPPQRAPGASPSAHNISSAAGTDRTNFPRGVPTRNTFHLGQQRGARDQQGSPYHGAPASPSLSHGNSQQRRPAASGIFSKFTSKFVRRSMLSSAEKSEKTSVGPEDDNKDSSSSPGGGTPPAAPVSSLKEQAKPRSLRFTWSMKTTSSMEPGEMMKEIRKVLDANSCEYELRERYMLLCMAGNPARDDFVQWEMEVCKLPRLSLNGVRFKRISGTSIAFKNIASKIANELKL from the exons ACCCACTCTGATGCCAAAGGAGGAGGGCGTCCCAGTGTGTCACGTAGTCGGAATGTGGTGCCGACTGTGGATGAATACCCCCACATAGGAAATTACAGACTGCTGAAGACCATCGGCAAGGGCAACTTTGCCAAGGTTAAACTGGCCCGACATGTCCTCACTTCTAAAGAG gTAGCAGTGAAAATCATAGACAAGACACAGCTCAACTCTTCTAGTCTTCAAAAA CTCTTCCGAGAAGTGAGAATCATGAAGCTTCTGAATCACCCAAACATCG TGAAGTTATTTGAGGTGATCGAGACAGACAAGACGCTGTATTTAGTCATGGAATATGCCAGTGGAG GCGAGGTTTTTGATTACCTTGTTGCTCACGGgaggatgaaagaaaaggaagCGCGTGCCAAATTTAGACAG ATTGTCTCAGCTGTGCAGTATTGCCATCAGAAGTGCATTGTACATCGAGATCTTAAG GCTGAGAATCTTTTACTGGATGCTGACATGAACATAAAGATCGCCGACTTTGGTTTCAGTAACGAGTTTACGGTGGGCAATAAATTGGACACGTTTTGCGGGAGCCCACCATATGCCGCCCCTGAACTTTTCCAGGGCAAAAAGTATGATGGTCCAGAGGTGGATGTGTGGAGTCTCGGGGTCATACTTTACACACTGGTCAGTGGCTCGCTGCCTTTTGATGGACAGAACCTAAAG GAGCTGCGAGAGCGTGTTTTAAGAGGGAAGTATAGGATTCCTTTCTATATGTCCACAGACTGTGAGAACCTGCTGAAGAAGTTTCTAATCCTCAATCCTACCAAGAGGGGAAGTTTGGAG CAGCAGATCATGAAGGATCGCTGGATGAATGTAGGTCATGAAGATGATGAATTGAAGCCTTACATTGAGCCCCAACCTGACTACAAAGACCCCAGGAGAACAG ACATAATGCTTCAGATGGGTTTCAGTCAAGAGGAAATAGAGGAATCTCTcatcaaacaaaaatacaatgaagtCATGGCAACCTACCTGCTGCTTGACTATAGGAATTCAGAG CTTGACGAGGGTGTCAACTTGTCGCTAAAGCCACGCCCAGGAAGTGACCTCACTAACAGCAATGGCCCTTCTCCACCTCATATGGTACAGCGCAGTGTGTCATCCACTCAGAAACCTGTCAGAAGATCAACAGATCAGG GCTCATACTCAAAACGGCCTCAGGGAGAAAACAAGCATGGAGTGGAGGATTCTGGGAGGAAAGGTTCGAGTAGCTCCACCAAAGTTCCACCCAGTCCAGTTATCTCCAGCGAACGCAAAAAGAGTTCTACACCCTCTACT AATAGTATCCTGTCCACGGGCACAAGCCGCAGCAGAAATTCCCCGGTTTCTGAAAGAGCCACTCTGGGAGTGCAAAACGGCAAGGACAG CCTAAACACACCAGGGTCCCGCGCCTCCACGGCCTCGGCCGGCGCCGTGCtctcctcatcctcttcctcacGCACCCGCCATCACAAGTCCCTCTCCACCTCCGCCCATCCCTGCCCCGCAGACCTGCACTCACACCGGCCCAG TGATCCCCCACAGAGAGCACCTGGTGCTTCCCCATCAGCCCACAATATCAGCAGTGCAGCTGGGACGGACCGTACCAATTTTCCTAGAGGGGTGCCAACCCGTAACACCTTCCACCTCGGCCAGCAGCGAGGCGCACGGGACCAACAGGGTTCTCCTTACCACGGGGCCCCCGCCTCACCTTCTCTGTCCCATGGAAACAGCCAACAACGACGACCCGCGGCTTCCGGCATCTTCAGCAAGTTCACCTCCAAGTTTGTGCGCAG ATCTATGCTCAGCAGCGCAGAGAAGTCGGAGAAGACCAGCGTGGGGCCGGAAGACGACAACAAagactcctcctcctcccctgGGGGCGGGACTCCTCCGGCCGCTCCAGTGTCCTCGCTTAAAGAGCAGGCGAAACCTCGCTCGCTCCGCTTCACCTGGAGCATGAAGACCACGTCTTCCATGGAGCCCGGCGAGATGATGAAGGAGATTCGGAAGGTTCTCGACGCCAACAGCTGCGAGTATGAGCTGCGTGAGCGCTACATGCTGCTGTGCATGGCCGGTAACCCCGCCCGTGACGACTTCGTCCAATGGGAGATGGAGGTGTGCAAGCTGCCCCGCCTCTCGCTTAATGGAGTTCGCTTCAAGAGGATATCCGGGACATCTATTGCCTTCAAAAACATCGCCTCCAAAATCGCCAACGAGCTGAAACTGTAA